The proteins below come from a single Ostrinia nubilalis chromosome Z, ilOstNubi1.1, whole genome shotgun sequence genomic window:
- the LOC135086818 gene encoding putative nuclease HARBI1, which produces MNAINAIVHLANNADPARRRKLYRQRSNPFDLRDLNFKIKYRFNKDTVRTIIDLVEDDLVQSARGGGTCPELQVLVAIRCWGRREVQDDAGDLHGLSQPTVSRICARVAHAIANKANSFIKMPITIGEQERISAKFRAIKNFPGVIGAIDCTHIKIKKTGGDMAQYYINRKGYYSLNVQVVCDADLKIMDIVARWRGSTHDSRIFMESNIKQRFEDRQFRGRLIGDSGYPLLPYLFTPILRPSRPEEEAYNNAHISTRNTVERCFGVWKQRFQCLLHGLPVSLQNGKAVIIALAVLHNIAIDMNDTLLEQHMEQVPVTPQLSTENSVHDNRPSLLRRRSQLILQNFINQHF; this is translated from the exons atgaatgctataaatgcaattgtgcatttagccaataatgccgacccagcgcgacgtagaaagctctaccgccaacgaagcaacccattcgatttgcgggacctaaattttaaaataaaatataggttcaataaggacacagtgcgcaccatcatagatttggtggaagatgatctggttcagagcgctagaggtggtggcacgtgtcctgaactgcaagttttagtggccataagatgttggggacgtcgtgag gtacaagatgatgctggtgacctccatggcctaagtcagccgacagtgagccggatatgcgccagagtcgcgcatgcaatcgcgaataaggcaaattccttcatcaaaatgcctatcactataggagagcaggaaagaattagtgccaaatttagagcaattaaaaattttcctggggtgataggagccatagattgcacccacattaaaattaaaaaaaccggaggtgacatggcccagtactatattaatagaaaaggctattattccctgaatgttcag gttgtctgtgatgctgacctcaaaataatggatatagtggctagatggcgaggcagtacacatgacagtcgaatttttatggagagcaatataaaacaacgatttgaggataggcagtttagaggacgccttattggcgattcgggctaccctcttctgccatatctatttacacctattttaaggcctagtcgtccagaagaagaagcatacaataatgctcacatctcaactaggaacactgttgaaaggtgttttggggtgtggaagcagcggttccaatgcctactccatggcttaccagtaagcctccaaaatggaaaagctgtgatcatagcattggctgtattacataatatagccattgatatgaatgacacattgttag aacaacatatggagcaggtccctgtaactccgcaactttcgacggagaacagtgttcacgacaaccgaccttcattgttgaggcgtaggtcgcagttgatactacaaaattttataaatcaacatttttga